The Rhodococcus sp. ABRD24 genome contains the following window.
CCGCCGCCGCGCTGGGACGTGAGTTGACGGTGCCGGGGGTCTCGCAGTCGATCATCCTCACGCGGGTATCGACGCTGTCGACCGCGATGCCCGAGGGGGAGGACCTGAGGTCGCTTGGTCGCAGCGGCGCCACGATGGTCATCCATCTCGGCGCGCACCGGATCGAGCAGATTGTCGAGGAACTCTCCGAGAACTACGGATCCGACTGTCCGGCAGCGGTGGTCGCGTTCGCGAGTCGGCCCGACGAGATCGTGCTGCGCGGCACCCTCGCCACGCTCGTGGAGCAGGTACATGCAGCCGGGGTGACGAAGACCGCCGTCGTGATCGTTGGCCGGGTCCTGGCGGCCGCCGGTTTCCCGGACAGCTACCTGTATTCGGCTACCCGGTCCCGCACCACTCACTGATGCGCAGGATCCTCGTCCTCGGCGGCACCCGGGAGGCACGCGATCTCGCAGTGCGGCTCGAGGAGGATCCGTCGGTGACAGTGATCTCGTCGCTCGCCGGACGGGTCCGAGAACCGGCCCTGCCGGTGGGGGAGGTTCGGATCGGCGGCTTCGGTGGTGTCGAGGGACTCGCGGACTGGCTGAGCGTCAACGCCATCGACGCCGTCGTGGACGCTACCCATCCGTACGCGGCCCGGATCACGGCGAACGCTGCACTGGCGTGCGCCCGCCTGAGGGTGCCGCTGCTGGTGCTGCGTCGGGCGGGATGGGAGGCGGCTACGGGGGACCGCTGGCACGAGGTCGCCGATCTGGCGGCCGCGGCGCGTCTCGTGGCCGCGCTGGGGGAGCGGG
Protein-coding sequences here:
- a CDS encoding cobalt-precorrin-6A reductase, giving the protein MRRILVLGGTREARDLAVRLEEDPSVTVISSLAGRVREPALPVGEVRIGGFGGVEGLADWLSVNAIDAVVDATHPYAARITANAALACARLRVPLLVLRRAGWEAATGDRWHEVADLAAAARLVAALGERVFLTIGRQGVDAFADCSGWFLIRAIDPPEVVAPSRSQLLLERGPFSVEDEVALMREHRIDVLVTKNSGGMLTSAKLEAARRLRIPVVLVARPPIPSGVLSVSSLDAAVRWALAPELP
- the cobM gene encoding precorrin-4 C(11)-methyltransferase; the protein is MTVHFIGAGPGAPDLITLRASRIIAESPMCLYAGSLVPAELLTLCRDDAELIDTARMSLDEIVEQIIAADEAGLDVARLHSGDPSIYSAVAEQVRRLEAAGVAFDIVPGVPAFTAAAAALGRELTVPGVSQSIILTRVSTLSTAMPEGEDLRSLGRSGATMVIHLGAHRIEQIVEELSENYGSDCPAAVVAFASRPDEIVLRGTLATLVEQVHAAGVTKTAVVIVGRVLAAAGFPDSYLYSATRSRTTH